One Phocoena phocoena chromosome 5, mPhoPho1.1, whole genome shotgun sequence genomic region harbors:
- the AFP gene encoding alpha-fetoprotein encodes MKWEVSIFLIFLLNFTESRTMQKNAYGIASILDSSPCSAEMNLVDLATIFFAQFVQEATYKEVSQMVKDILTVIEKSTGSEQPAGCLENQVSAFLEEICHEKEIPGKYGLSDCCSQSGEERHDCFLAHKKAVPASIPPFQVPEPVTSCKAYEEDRELFMNRYVYEIARRHPFLYAPTILSLAAQYDKIIPPCCKAENAVECFQTKAASITKELRESSLLNQHICAVMRKFGPQTFRAITVTKLSQKFPKANFTEIQKLVVDVAHVHEECCRGNVLECLQDGEKIMSYICSQQDILSSKIAECCKLPTALELGHCIIHAENDDKPEGLSPTLNRFLGETDFNQLSSREKDLYMARFTYEYSRRHTKLAVPIILRVARGYQELLEQCSQSGSPPECQDKGEEELEKYIQESQALAKRSCGLFQKLGEYYLQNAFLVAYTKKAPQLTPAELMTLTRKMATTGATCCHLSEDKQLACGEGAADLIIGLLCIRHEETPVNPGVGQCCTSSYANRRPCFSSLVVDETYVSPPFSDDKFIFHKDLCQAQGVALQTMKQQFLINLVKQKPQITEEQLEAVIADFSGLLEKCCQGQGRDVCFEEEGPALISKTRAALGV; translated from the exons ATGAAGTGGGaggtatcaatttttttaatttttctactaaATTTTACTGAATCCAGAACAATGCAAAAAAATGCATATGGAATAG CTTCCATATTGGATTCTTCCCCATGCTCTGCAGAGATGAATTTAGTTGACCT AGCTACCATATTTTTTGCCCAGTTTGTTCAAGAGGCCACTTACAAGGAAGTAAGTCAAATGGTGAAAGATATATTGACGGTAATAGAGAAATCCACTGGCAGTGAGCAGCCTGCAGGGTGTTTAGAAAACCAG GTATCTGCCTTTCTGGAAGAAATTTGCCATGAAAAGGAAATTCCTGGCAAGTATGGGCTTTCAGACTGCTGCAGCCAAAGTGGAGAGGAAAGACATGACTGTTTCCTAGCACACAAAAAGGCCGTTCCAGCATCCATCCCACCTTTCCAAGTTCCAGAACCTGTCACAAGTTGTAAAGCATATGAAGAAGACAGGGAGCTATTTATGAACCG ATACGTCTATGAGATAGCAAGAAGGCACCCCTTCCTATATGCACCTACAATTCTTTCTTTGGCTGCTCAATATGACAAAATAATTCCACCTTGCTGCAAAGCTGAAAATGCAGTTGAATGCTTCCAAACAAAG GCAGCATCAATTACAAAGGAATTAAGAGAAAGCAGCTTGTTAAATCAACACATATGTGCAGTAATGAGAAAGTTTGGACCCCAAACCTTCCGAGCCAT aactgTTACTAAACTGAGTCAAAAGTTTCCCAAAGCTAATTTTACTGAAATTCAGAAACTGGTCGTGGATGTGGCCCACGTACACGAGGAATGCTGCAGAGGAAATGTGCTGGAGTGTCTGCAGGATGGG gaaaaaattatgTCCTACATATGTTCTCAGCAAGATATTCTGTCAAGCAAAATAGCAGAATGCTGCAAATTACCCACCGCACTTGAACTTGGTCATTGCATAATTCATGCAGAAAATGATGACAAACCTGAAGGCTTATCTCCGACTCTAAATAGGTTTTTAGGAGAGACAGATTTCAACCAACTTTCTTCAAGGGAAAAAGATCTCTACATGGCAAG ATTTACTTATGAATATTCAAGAAGACATACTAAGCTTGCTGTCCCAATAATTCTAAGAGTTGCTAGAGGATATCAGGAGTTATTGGAGCAATGTTCACAGTCTGGAAGCCCTCCTGAATGCCAGGATAAAGGG GAAGAAGAGTTAGAGAAATATATCCAGGAGAGCCAAGCGCTGGCAAAGCGAAGCTGCGGCCTCTTCCAGAAATTAGGAGAATATTACTTACAAAATGC GTTTCTTGTTGCTTACACCAAGAAGGCCCCTCAGCTGACCCCAGCTGAGCTGATGACCTTGACCAGGAAAATGGCGACCACGGGAGCCACTTGTTGCCATCTCAGTGAGGACAAACAATTGGCCTGTGGTGAGGGAGCg GCTGACCTTATTATTGGACTTTTATGTATCAGACATGAAGAGACTCCTGTAAACCCTGGGGTTGGCCAGTGCTGCACCTCTTCATACGCCAACAGGAGGCCATGTTTCAGCAGCTTGGTGGTGGATGAGACATACGTTTCTCCGCCATTCTCTGATGACAAGTTCATCTTCCATAAGGATCTGTGCCAAGCTCAGGGTGTAGCACTGCAAACAATGAAGCAACA GTTTCTCATTAACCTTGTGAAGCAAAAGCCACAAATCACAGAGGAACAACTTGAGGCCGTCATTGCAGATTTCTCTGGCCTCCTGGAAAAGTGCTGCCAAGGCCAAGGGCGGGACGTCTGCTTTGAGGAAGAG